The following are from one region of the Quercus robur chromosome 1, dhQueRobu3.1, whole genome shotgun sequence genome:
- the LOC126720494 gene encoding dirigent protein 19-like, whose amino-acid sequence MASQFTVFFLILSLSTVLVIGEDHGFGRILDRKLLGLKEEKISHFQFYWHDIVSGRNPTSVPVVRPPQNTSTFGFVSMIDDPLTLGPKVSSKLVGRAQGFYASASQQEMSLLMVMNFAFIEGKYNSSTITVLGRDSVFDSMREMPVIGGSGLFRFSRGYAQARTHTFDPKTKDAIVEYNVYVLHY is encoded by the coding sequence ATGGCTTCCCAATTCACCGTCTTCTTCCTCATCCTTTCGCTCTCCACAGTTTTGGTCATTGGAGAAGATCATGGCTTTGGAAGAATCCTAGACAGGAAGCTCCTTGGGTTAAAGGAAGAAAAGATAAGCCACTTTCAGTTCTATTGGCATGACATAGTTAGTGGTCGCAATCCCACTTCAGTCCCAGTTGTAAGACCACCCCAAAACACATCAACCTTTGGTTTTGTAAGCATGATCGATGACCCTTTAACCTTAGGACCAAAAGTGAGCTCCAAATTGGTGGGAAGGGCGCAAGGGTTCTATGCCTCTGCTTCACAACAAGAAATGAGTCTATTAATGGTGATGAACTTTGCATTCATTGAAGGCAAATATAATAGTAGCACAATTACTGTGCTAGGGAGGGACTCAGTGTTCGACAGCATGAGAGAGATGCCAGTTATTGGAGGCAGTGGGCTTTTCAGGTTTTCTAGGGGTTATGCTCAGGCCAGGACTCATACTTTTGATCCCAAGACTAAAGATGCCATTGTTGAGTACAATGTCTATGTGTTGCACTATTGA
- the LOC126720483 gene encoding dirigent protein 19-like, whose translation MAKILPIWASLSTIFFLILSLSTVLAIGEDHGFGRSLDRKLLGYKKEKLSHFQFYWHDILSGRNPSSVPVIKPPQNTSTFGFLTMIDNPLTLGPNMSSKLVGKAQGFYAGASQEEVSLLMVMNFAFIEGKYNGSTITVLGRNPVFHSMREMPVIGGSGLFRFSRGYAQAKTHTLDLKTGDAVVEYNVYVLHY comes from the coding sequence ATGGCTAAAATTCTTCCTATCTGGGCTTCCCTATCCACCATCTTCTTCCTCATCCTTTCCCTCTCCACAGTTTTGGCCATCGGAGAAGATCATGGCTTTGGAAGAAGCCTAGACAGGAAGCTCCTTGGGTACAAGAAAGAGAAGCTTAGCCACTTTCAGTTCTATTGGCATGACATCCTTAGCGGTCGCAATCCCTCTTCAGTCCCAGTCATAAAACCACCCCAAAACACATCAACCTTTGGTTTTTTAACCATGATTGATAACCCTTTAACCTTAGGACCAAATATGAGCTCCAAACTGGTGGGTAAAGCACAAGGGTTTTATGCAGGTGCTTCACAAGAAGAGGTGAGTCTATTAATGGTAATGAACTTTGCATTCATTGAAGGTAAATATAATGGAAGCACAATCACTGTGCTAGGCAGGAACCCAGTGTTCCACAGCATGAGAGAGATGCCAGTTATTGGAGGCAGTGGGCTTTTCAGGTTTTCTAGGGGCTATGCTCAGGCCAAGACTCATACTCTTGATCTCAAGACAGGAGATGCGGTTGTTGAGTACAATGTCTATGTATTGCATTATTGA
- the LOC126720499 gene encoding dirigent protein 22-like → MARMLPLSIPKLFIFSLLSSFSIILATGEDHGYVRTLDRKLIGLKKEKYSHIHFYWHDTVSGRNATAIQIVPPASNFNATFFGATYMIDDQMTAGPELSSKLIGRAQGFYSLSSQEEVILLMAMNFAFIEGKYNGSTITVLGRNSVFTKVREMPVIGGSGLFRFARGYVQAKTYTFNSTTMDAIVEYNVYVLHY, encoded by the coding sequence ATGGCTAGAATGCTTCCCCTTTCAATCCCAAAActcttcattttctctcttctgTCTTCCTTTTCCATAATTCTGGCCACCGGAGAAGATCACGGTTATGTTAGAACCCTAGACAGGAAGCTCATTGGGctcaaaaaagagaaatatagcCATATTCATTTCTATTGGCATGACACTGTTAGTGGCCGTAACGCTACTGCAATTCAAATAGTGCCACCGGCCTCCAACTTCAACGCAACATTCTTTGGTGCAACATACATGATCGATGATCAAATGACTGCAGGACCTGAATTGAGCTCAAAATTGATAGGAAGGGCTCAAGGGTTTTATTCATTGTCGTCACAAGAAGAAGTTATTCTATTAATGGCTATGAACTTTGCATTCATTGAAGGCAAGTATAATGGTAGCACGATTACTGTGCTAGGGAGGAATTCGGTTTTCACAAAGGTGAGAGAGATGCCTGTGATTGGAGGCAGCGGGCTTTTCAGATTTGCTAGGGGTTATGTTCAAGCCAAGACTTACACGTTCAATTCCACAACAATGGATGCCATAGTTGAGTATAATGTCTATGTGTTGCATTATTAA